In Maniola hyperantus chromosome 20, iAphHyp1.2, whole genome shotgun sequence, the following are encoded in one genomic region:
- the Dh44-R2 gene encoding diuretic hormone receptor isoform X1, with protein sequence MLSLAVFVFLYFKDLRCLRNTIHTNLMTTYILSACSWMLNLALQNWSDEANQDQTSCMILVICMHYFYLTNFFWMLVEGLYLYMLVVETFTAENIKLKVYATIGWGAPAIFITVWVICRCFVSVVPTTDPDGLAITGEAKMCQWIHEHLVDWIHKAPALVGLALNLFFLIRIMWVLITKLRSANTLETEQYRKATKALLVLIPLLGITNLLVLCGPNDDSWFAHAFDYIRALMLSTQGFTVALFYCFMNTEVRHAIRHHVERWKTGRTIGGGRRRGASYSKDWSPRSRTESIRLYSHPSKRESAASETTTTTLLVPRMSLAPHHDGRHLHADYITSGSASGDQSPV encoded by the exons ATGCTGTCTCTCGCTGTATTTGTTTTCCTTTATTTCAA AGACCTCAGATGTCTTCGGAACACGATACACACAAATCTAATGACAACATACATATTGTCCGCTTGTAGTTGGATGTTAAATTTAGCATTACAG AACTGGTCTGATGAAGCCAACCAGGACCAAACATCGTGCATGATACTCGTCATATGCATGCACTATTTCTATCTTACGAATTTCTTCTGGATGTTAGTTGAAG GTCTCTATCTTTACATGTTAGTTGTAGAAACATTCACCGCAGAAAACATAAAACTGAAAGTCTACGCTACTATCGGATGGG gtgCTCCAGCCATATTTATCACGGTATGGGTTATTTGCCGGTGTTTTGTCTCCGTGGTGCCAACAACCGATCCAGACGGG TTGGCGATAACCGGGGAGGCTAAAATGTGCCAATGGATTCATGAACATCTCGTGGATTGGATTCACAAAGCACCAGCGCTTGTTGGACTTGCCCTAAATCTATTTTTTCTCATTAGGATTATGTGG GTTCTCATAACAAAACTTCGGTCAGCGAACACTCTAGAAACAGAGCAGTATAGGAAAGCAACAAAAGCGTTGCTGGTTCTCATCCCACTGCTGGGCATCACCAATCTTCTGGTGCTGTGTGGACCGAACGATGACTCGTGGTTTGCGCATGCTTTCGACTACATACGCGCTCTAATGCTATCTACGCAG GGCTTCACCGTTGCTCTGTTCTATTGCTTCATGAACACAGAAGTACGTCATGCCATCAGACATCACGTGGAAAGGTGGAAAACTGGTCGAACAATTGGCGGCGGGAGGCGGAGAGGCGCTTCATATTCCAAGGACTGGTCTCCGAGATCCAGGACTGAGAGTATCCG GTTGTACAGCCACCCTTCGAAACGGGAGTCGGCAGCTTCCGAGACGACTACCACAACGCTGCTAGTGCCACGGATGTCACTTGCCCCTCACCACGATGGCAGACATCTACATGCT GATTACATAACAAGCGGAAGCGCGAGCGGTGACCAGTCGCCGGTGTGA
- the Dh44-R2 gene encoding diuretic hormone receptor isoform X3, with protein sequence MLSLAVFVFLYFKDLRCLRNTIHTNLMTTYILSACSWMLNLALQNWSDEANQDQTSCMILVICMHYFYLTNFFWMLVEGLYLYMLVVETFTAENIKLKVYATIGWGAPAIFITVWVICRCFVSVVPTTDPDGLAITGEAKMCQWIHEHLVDWIHKAPALVGLALNLFFLIRIMWVLITKLRSANTLETEQYRKATKALLVLIPLLGITNLLVLCGPNDDSWFAHAFDYIRALMLSTQGFTVALFYCFMNTEVRHAIRHHVERWKTGRTIGGGRRRGASYSKDWSPRSRTESIRLTV encoded by the exons ATGCTGTCTCTCGCTGTATTTGTTTTCCTTTATTTCAA AGACCTCAGATGTCTTCGGAACACGATACACACAAATCTAATGACAACATACATATTGTCCGCTTGTAGTTGGATGTTAAATTTAGCATTACAG AACTGGTCTGATGAAGCCAACCAGGACCAAACATCGTGCATGATACTCGTCATATGCATGCACTATTTCTATCTTACGAATTTCTTCTGGATGTTAGTTGAAG GTCTCTATCTTTACATGTTAGTTGTAGAAACATTCACCGCAGAAAACATAAAACTGAAAGTCTACGCTACTATCGGATGGG gtgCTCCAGCCATATTTATCACGGTATGGGTTATTTGCCGGTGTTTTGTCTCCGTGGTGCCAACAACCGATCCAGACGGG TTGGCGATAACCGGGGAGGCTAAAATGTGCCAATGGATTCATGAACATCTCGTGGATTGGATTCACAAAGCACCAGCGCTTGTTGGACTTGCCCTAAATCTATTTTTTCTCATTAGGATTATGTGG GTTCTCATAACAAAACTTCGGTCAGCGAACACTCTAGAAACAGAGCAGTATAGGAAAGCAACAAAAGCGTTGCTGGTTCTCATCCCACTGCTGGGCATCACCAATCTTCTGGTGCTGTGTGGACCGAACGATGACTCGTGGTTTGCGCATGCTTTCGACTACATACGCGCTCTAATGCTATCTACGCAG GGCTTCACCGTTGCTCTGTTCTATTGCTTCATGAACACAGAAGTACGTCATGCCATCAGACATCACGTGGAAAGGTGGAAAACTGGTCGAACAATTGGCGGCGGGAGGCGGAGAGGCGCTTCATATTCCAAGGACTGGTCTCCGAGATCCAGGACTGAGAGTATCCG GCTCACGGTATGA
- the Dh44-R2 gene encoding diuretic hormone receptor isoform X2: MLSLAVFVFLYFKDLRCLRNTIHTNLMTTYILSACSWMLNLALQNWSDEANQDQTSCMILVICMHYFYLTNFFWMLVEGLYLYMLVVETFTAENIKLKVYATIGWGAPAIFITVWVICRCFVSVVPTTDPDGLAITGEAKMCQWIHEHLVDWIHKAPALVGLALNLFFLIRIMWVLITKLRSANTLETEQYRKATKALLVLIPLLGITNLLVLCGPNDDSWFAHAFDYIRALMLSTQGFTVALFYCFMNTEVRHAIRHHVERWKTGRTIGGGRRRGASYSKDWSPRSRTESIRSNYWTDRAEI, encoded by the exons ATGCTGTCTCTCGCTGTATTTGTTTTCCTTTATTTCAA AGACCTCAGATGTCTTCGGAACACGATACACACAAATCTAATGACAACATACATATTGTCCGCTTGTAGTTGGATGTTAAATTTAGCATTACAG AACTGGTCTGATGAAGCCAACCAGGACCAAACATCGTGCATGATACTCGTCATATGCATGCACTATTTCTATCTTACGAATTTCTTCTGGATGTTAGTTGAAG GTCTCTATCTTTACATGTTAGTTGTAGAAACATTCACCGCAGAAAACATAAAACTGAAAGTCTACGCTACTATCGGATGGG gtgCTCCAGCCATATTTATCACGGTATGGGTTATTTGCCGGTGTTTTGTCTCCGTGGTGCCAACAACCGATCCAGACGGG TTGGCGATAACCGGGGAGGCTAAAATGTGCCAATGGATTCATGAACATCTCGTGGATTGGATTCACAAAGCACCAGCGCTTGTTGGACTTGCCCTAAATCTATTTTTTCTCATTAGGATTATGTGG GTTCTCATAACAAAACTTCGGTCAGCGAACACTCTAGAAACAGAGCAGTATAGGAAAGCAACAAAAGCGTTGCTGGTTCTCATCCCACTGCTGGGCATCACCAATCTTCTGGTGCTGTGTGGACCGAACGATGACTCGTGGTTTGCGCATGCTTTCGACTACATACGCGCTCTAATGCTATCTACGCAG GGCTTCACCGTTGCTCTGTTCTATTGCTTCATGAACACAGAAGTACGTCATGCCATCAGACATCACGTGGAAAGGTGGAAAACTGGTCGAACAATTGGCGGCGGGAGGCGGAGAGGCGCTTCATATTCCAAGGACTGGTCTCCGAGATCCAGGACTGAGAGTATCCG gtcaaactactggacggatcgggctgaaatctag